A stretch of the Glycine soja cultivar W05 chromosome 13, ASM419377v2, whole genome shotgun sequence genome encodes the following:
- the LOC114381194 gene encoding rop guanine nucleotide exchange factor 5-like has translation MDALSKKNENSSQKKSDGVVLSCLTTDYSSSDTSFCGSSSSVSTDEAKAKGSSSPAPLGWPILKATISKRSSSDEKENRHKSHLEDKKFTSIGLKLSELDMMKERFAKLLLGEDMSGSGKGVCTALAISNAITNLCATVFGQLWRLEPLPSEKKEMWQREMEWLVSVSDYIVELMPSWQTYPDGSKLEVMTCRPRADIFINLPALRKLDNMLLEILDSFTATEFWYVDQGIVAPDADGSASFRRTIQRQEEKWWLPVPRVPPAGLSEDSRKQLNHSRECANQILKAAMAINSIALAEMEVPESYLEVLPKNGRTCLGDFVYRYITSDQFSPECLLDCLDISSEHVALEIANRVEAAIYVWRRRAHSRSSPNPNRSTTKSSWEIVKDFMIDGDKRELLADRAENILVSLKQRFPGLSQTTLDTSKIQCNKDVGKSVLESYSRVLESMAFNIVARIDDLLYVDDLTKHSERFALVPTTTVNMVSQQKKITRPPLSVSVSGTTPHKASIGTPSFSSAAVPLISPARGERTPFLHNINNSIKPHRRGFGVRRVLSNYLGVETKTTKICSNSTEVNCSNPSSKKTELQQQPEQQRQKFKNRTK, from the exons ATGGATGCTTTATCTAAGAAAAACGAAAATTCTTCTCAAAAGAAAAGTGATGGGGTTGTTTTGTCTTGTCTCACCACAGATTATTCTTCCAGTGATACCAGTTTCTGTGGATCCAGTTCTTCAGTTTCTACTGATGAAGCTAAGGCAAAAGGGTCTTCTTCACCTGCTCCTCTTGGTTGGCCTATTCTCAAGGCCACAATCTCCAAGCGCTCTAGTTctgatgaaaaagaaaacagacATAAATCCCACTTGGAAGACAAAAAGTTTACCAGTATTGGCTTGAAGTTGTcag AACTTGACATGATGAAGGAGAGGTTTGCAAAATTGTTGCTTGGTGAAGATATGTCAGGTTCTGGAAAAGGGGTTTGCACTGCTTTGGCCATTTCTAATGCCATTACTAATCTCTGCG CAACTGTATTTGGGCAATTATGGAGACTAGAACCTTTACCTTCTGAGAAGAAAGAAATGTGGCAGAGAGAGATGGAATGGCTTGTTAGTGTTAGTGATTACATTGTCGAGTTGATGCCTTCTTGGCAAACATATCCTGATGGGAGTAAGCTCGAG GTAATGACTTGCAGGCCTAGGGCAGATATTTTTATCAATCTTCCAGCTCTCCGCAAACTTGACAACATGCTTCTC GAAATTTTAGACAGTTTCACTGCTACAGAGTTCTGGTATGTAGACCAAGGAATTGTAGCCCCAGATGCAGATGGTTCGGCCTCTTTTCGCAGAACAATTCAGCGGCAAGAAGAGAAGTGGTGGCTTCCCGTGCCTCGTGTCCCCCCTGCAGGACTCAGTGAAGACTCAAGAAAACAGTTGAATCACTCTCGAGAATGTGCAAACCAAATACTAAAAGCAGCCATGGCTATCAACAGCATTGCTTTGGCTGAAATGGAAGTTCCTGAGTCATATTTGGAAGTTCTTCCTAAG AATGGAAGAACTTGCTTGGGGGATTTTGTTTACCGTTACATAACATCAGATCAATTCTCCCCAGAGTGCCTTCTTGATTGCTTAGACATATCCTCTGAACATGTTGCACTAGAGATTGCAAACCGTGTGGAAGCAGCAATTTATGTTTGGCGGCGAAGAGCTCACTCTAGGTCCTCACCAAACCCCAACCGTTCTACCACAAAATCATCATGGGAAATAGTCAAGGACTTCATGATTGATGGAGATAAGAGAGAACTACTAGCAGATAGAGCTGAAAACATTCTAGTTTCCTTGAAGCAGCGTTTCCCAGGCTTAAGTCAAACTACCCTTGATACCAGCAAGATCCAGTGCAACAAG GATGTTGGAAAATCTGTGCTAGAGAGCTACTCAAGAGTATTGGAGAGCATGGCTTTCAACATTGTGGCCCGCATTGATGATTTGCTGTATGTTGATGACTTGACAAAACATTCAGAGAGGTTTGCATTGGTTCCTACAACTACAGTTAACATGGTTTCTCAGCAGAAGAAGATTACACGTCCACCACTCTCAGTGTCTGTCTCAGGCACTACACCACACAAAGCATCAATTGGCACTCCTAGCTTTTCATCTGCGGCTGTGCCACTAATTAGTCCTGCAAGAGGGGAGAGAACTCCTTTCCTCCACAACATCAACAACAGCATCAAACCTCATCGTCGCGGCTTTGGGGTGAGGAGAGTGTTGTCAAATTATCTTGGTGTAGAGACAAAGACTACTAAGATATGCAGCAACTCAACTGAGGTGAATTGTTCAAACCCAAGTAGCAAGAAAACCGAACTACAACAACAACCAGAACAACAACGTCAGAAGTTTAAAAACAGGACCAAATGA
- the LOC114380926 gene encoding uncharacterized protein LOC114380926 produces the protein MSKFVGLFLLVLVSVAVAAEFDHGPVYPPEHDKQGPCGKFSTLRILTHKLRHCEKPARNLRAPVSSQCCNDLLNVSIPCLYAVFSSDAFKKVGVDPKIAITIPHRCHFIKP, from the coding sequence ATGAGTAAGTTCGTTGGGTTGTTCCTGCTGGTTTTGGTCAGTGTGGCCGTTGCTGCTGAATTCGACCATGGTCCTGTGTATCCTCCTGAACACGACAAACAGGGTCCATGTGGAAAGTTCAGCACCCTTAGAATTTTGACGCATAAGCTGCGTCACTGTGAAAAGCCTGCACGAAACCTGAGGGCTCCTGTTTCTTCACAATGCTGCAATGACCTTTTAAATGTCAGCATCCCTTGCCTCTATGCTGTTTTCTCCTCTGATGCTTTCAAGAAAGTTGGTGTTGATCCCAAAATCGCAATCACCATTCCCCATCGTTGCCATTTCATCAAGCCATAG
- the LOC114381893 gene encoding uncharacterized protein LOC114381893 produces MENNKKKVVGGGPSSSSFTNFDHLFGPKDPSTTSSSSTSIFGSIFPPPPSTVGGRDSTKQDMGCKNYGAPGNYSYKGESSASGVVSNSKNTTSTNYHHQNETVEPSYYSSSIYYGGQENYSPRTRTTESHHSFKKDKKDDDDPNGNDSNSASRGNWWQGSLYY; encoded by the exons ATGGAgaacaacaaaaagaaagtaGTAGGAGGAGGCCCTTCCTCATCATCATTCACCAACTTTGATCATCTTTTTGGTCCCAAGGACCCATCCACCACTTCATCTTCATCCACCAGCATCTTTGGCTCCATTTTCCCACCCCCTCCTTCCACT GTTGGAGGGAGAGATTCAACAAAACAGGACATGGGATGCAAAAATTATGGAGCACCAG GAAATTACAGTTACAAAGGTGAAAGCAGCGCTAGCGGTGTCGTCTCCAACAGCAAGAATACTACTAGTACCAATTATCATCATCAGAATGAGACAGTGGAGCCCAGCTACTACAGTTCATCAATCTATTATGGTGGTCAAGAAAATTATTCCCCAAGAACCAGGACCACTGAATCCCACCATAGT TTTAAGAAAGACAAGAAGGATGATGATGATCCAAATGGTAATGATTCAAACAGTGCTTCAAGAGGGAACTGGTGGCAAG GTTCTCTTTATTATTAA
- the LOC114381761 gene encoding uncharacterized protein LOC114381761, which translates to MNNFVGFFLLLLITVAVAEYDHGPKYPESEHEKHGPCGKFSTLRILTHKLRHCEKAARDVRAPVSSQCCKDLVNVSIPCLYDVFSSDAFKKVGVDPKIAITIPHRCHFAKP; encoded by the coding sequence ATGAACAACTTCGTTGGTTTCTTCCTGCTTCTTTTGATCACTGTGGCCGTTGCTGAATACGATCATGGTCCTAAATATCCTGAATCTGAACACGAGAAACATGGTCCATGCGGAAAGTTCAGCACACTTAGAATTTTGACGCATAAACTGCGTCACTGTGAAAAGGCTGCACGAGATGTGAGGGCTCCTGTTTCTTCACAGTGTTGCAAAGACCTTGTAAATGTCAGCATCCCTTGCCTCTATGATGTCTTCTCTTCCGATGCTTTCAAGAAAGTTGGTGTTGATCCCAAAATCGCAATCACCATTCCCCATCGTTGCCATTTCGCCAAGCCATAG